ATATCCTGGTCGCGATGGTCTCGATCTTCTTTTTGAGAGGGACGTCGTCCTCATAAAGCATTTTGAAGTTCTTCTCCCCTCTTTCGAGGACCTCCACGACCTTCCTGGCAAGCTCCTCAGCGCCTTTCCCGCCTTCCATGAATGCGTCCGACTGAACGCATTCCGCTCCAAGCTCTCTGCAATGATCGCGGAGCATCTGCATGTGTTCCGGATTGTCGAAGGAGAAGTGGTTGATCGACACCACCACCGGAACCCCGTATCCTTTCACGTTCTCTATGTGCTTGTCGAGATTGGACAGGCCTTTTGTCAAAGCTTCTTTCGTCAGGGTCTCCGGCTTCTCGAGGTCCGCGCCTCCGTGCGTCATCAGCGCCCTCACGGATGCTACGATGACGACGCAGTCGGGGGATATCCCCGCCTGCCTGCATACGATGTCCAGGAACTTCTCCCCTCCGAGGTCCGCGGCGAATCCCGCTTCGGTCACCGCATAATCGCCGAGCTTCATGGCGTATTTCGTAGCTATCACGCTGTTGTTGCCGTGAGCTATGTTGGCGAAGGGGAACCCGTGAACGAACACCGGCTGGCCTTCCAAGGTCTGAACCAGATTGGGCTTTATCGCATCCTTGAGCAGTATCATCATTGCCCCGGCGCATCCCAGGTCCTTAACGGTCACCATCTCTCCCGTGTACGTGTACGCGACGACCATCCTCTCGATCCTCTCCCTGAGGTCTTTATAGCTTGTAGAAAGCGCGAGTATGGCCGAGATCTCGGATGCCGAAGTTATAAGAAAACCGCTCTCGTGCATCACGCCGCCGGACAGCCTTCCTCCGCCGAGGCCGACAACTATCTCCCTGAGCTCGCGGCAGTTCATGTCCATCGCCTTCTTCAGAACTATCTTGGACGGATCTATTCTGAGCGGGTTGTCCCTCACTAAGTTGTTCTCAAGGACGGCTGACAGAAGATTATGGGCGGATGACACCGCGTGTATGTCCCCGGTGAAATGAAGGTCGATGTCCCACATCGGATACACTTGGGAATACCCTCCGCCGGTGGCTCCTCCCTTGACGCCGAACGTTGGCCCCACGGACGGCTCTCTGAGCGCACCCACCACTTTTTTGCCTATGTGGCTGAGGCCCTGTATGAGGCCGATGGTCGTAACTGTCTTCCCCTCTCCTGCGGGGGTCGGAGTCACGGCCGTGACCATTATCAGTTTCCCGTTCTTGTTGCCGTCGAATCTCGACAGGACGTCGAGCGGCACTTTTGCGATGTATTTTCCATACTGATCTATGTCTTCCGGCCTCAGACCTATTTTACCGGCGATGTCCGTTATGTTCATGACGTTGGCTTCTTCTTCTATCTGAATGTCGTCCTTCATTTAGTCACTGGGTGGGAAATGTGCTTCAACCATAAAAAAGAATGATAGGAAAACGAGCGATATCACATAAGAGGCGCATTTTTTGCAGGGGTGAGCCGTACAAAACTATCGAAAAAAATACATTTGTCAGGGATGACGCCGAAACAACGATGAAAAACAGCACTGCTTTAAGGCATGACTACTGTATAGTTGCTTTTCCTTTAGCCAAAAGGCATGCGCGGAAGGGAAATAGCAGAGAAACCATATCTATCCGAACTGCGTCCGGGCGGCAGATGGAAAAATATGGCTTCTACATATTCGACCTGGACAACACTTTGGTCGATTCAAGAAAAGGCTATGAGGAAGCGTTCATGGCCGCATTCAGGGAGTTCGGCATACCTTACGATCCGGCGCTTTACAACGAGTACATCCGAACTCCTCTGAGCGCTACATTCTCAAAATATCATCCCAACTCCCCCTGCAAGTACAGAGAGTTCATCTCCCTTGTCATGCGCACCTATGACGATACCTGCGTAAACGGCCTGAGGTTGTTTCCAGACGCGGAAAGATGTCTGTACCGCCTTTCCGATGCGGGCTGCGTGCTGGGAATAGTCTCCAATTCATACATGCCGCAGATCAGAGAAGTGCTCGCGCTGCTCGGTGTGGAAGGTATGTTCGCATCTGTTGTCGGGCAGGACAGAGTGGCGTTCTCAAAGCCGGATCCCGAGCCGGTTCTGCTGTGCATGTCCGAGATGGACGCATCCTCTGAGAACTCCATGATGATCGGGGACAGCGTCAACGACATATTGGCCGGGAAGGGAGCCGGTTTGTTCTCGGTACTTATAAACAGGAGCGGGGAGAATGTTCCGTGCGCCGAATGCGACGCGCGAATAAGAAGCCTGGACGAGATCTTAATCTGAAAAGGATATTGACCTTTGTCCGTTGTCTCTTTTCAGGCATTTTATTCACATTGCCGTTCATTTATCTTCAGGGTCGGTGTATACGTAATCAGGATCTATGTACCTATACTCACTCATAAGATCTCTCTGCCGCAAAGGCCGCCAACTGTTCGATCGT
This sequence is a window from Candidatus Methanoplasma cognatum. Protein-coding genes within it:
- a CDS encoding formate--tetrahydrofolate ligase, with the protein product MKDDIQIEEEANVMNITDIAGKIGLRPEDIDQYGKYIAKVPLDVLSRFDGNKNGKLIMVTAVTPTPAGEGKTVTTIGLIQGLSHIGKKVVGALREPSVGPTFGVKGGATGGGYSQVYPMWDIDLHFTGDIHAVSSAHNLLSAVLENNLVRDNPLRIDPSKIVLKKAMDMNCRELREIVVGLGGGRLSGGVMHESGFLITSASEISAILALSTSYKDLRERIERMVVAYTYTGEMVTVKDLGCAGAMMILLKDAIKPNLVQTLEGQPVFVHGFPFANIAHGNNSVIATKYAMKLGDYAVTEAGFAADLGGEKFLDIVCRQAGISPDCVVIVASVRALMTHGGADLEKPETLTKEALTKGLSNLDKHIENVKGYGVPVVVSINHFSFDNPEHMQMLRDHCRELGAECVQSDAFMEGGKGAEELARKVVEVLERGEKNFKMLYEDDVPLKKKIETIATRIYGADGVVYSGQAEKTLKNLEDKGFGKLPICVAKTQYSLSDVAEMKGAPKGWKLSVREVTVSAGAGFVVPICGEMMLMPGLSKVPAAMKMDLTEDGKVRGLK
- a CDS encoding HAD family hydrolase; the encoded protein is MEKYGFYIFDLDNTLVDSRKGYEEAFMAAFREFGIPYDPALYNEYIRTPLSATFSKYHPNSPCKYREFISLVMRTYDDTCVNGLRLFPDAERCLYRLSDAGCVLGIVSNSYMPQIREVLALLGVEGMFASVVGQDRVAFSKPDPEPVLLCMSEMDASSENSMMIGDSVNDILAGKGAGLFSVLINRSGENVPCAECDARIRSLDEILI